A single region of the Brachypodium distachyon strain Bd21 chromosome 3, Brachypodium_distachyon_v3.0, whole genome shotgun sequence genome encodes:
- the LOC100834334 gene encoding stromal cell-derived factor 2-like protein: protein MAASVLALAVAILLGASSRVDMGDAASPVAEEGLEVTYGSTVKLMHEKTKVRLHSHDVAYGSGSGQQSVTGFPEIDDSNSYWIVKPSLDSSAKQGDAIETGTIVRLQHMRTRRWLHSHLHASPLSGNLEVSCFGGDGQSDTGDYWRLEIEGSGKVWKRDQKVRLRHVDTGGYLHSHNKKYNRLGGGQQEVCGVRDKRAENIWSTAEGVYLPVNVSK from the exons ATGGCCGCGTCcgtcctcgcgctcgccgtcgcGATCCTCCTCGGCGCCAGCTCCCGGGTCGACATGGGCGACGCCGCCTCGCCCGTAGCGGAAGAGGGGCTCGAG GTCACTTACGGGAGCACGGTGAAGCTGATGCACGAGAAGACGAAGGTGAGGCTGCACTCGCATGACGTGGCCTACGGCTCCGGCAGCGGCCAGCAGTCCGTCACTGGCTTTCCAGAAATCGACGACTCCAATAGCTACTGG ATTGTGAAACCTTCTCTAGATTCATCGGCTAAACAAGGTGATGCCATTGAAACTGGTACCATCGTCAGATTGCAACACATGAGGACACGGAGATGGTTACATAGTCACTTGCATGCTTCACCCTTATCTGGTAACCTAGAG GTCAGCTGTTTTGGTGGGGATGGACAATCAGATACTGGCGATTATTGGAG GCTAGAAATTGAGGGAAGTGGTAAGGTATGGAAGCGGGATCAAAAAGTACGACTCCGACATGTGGATACAGGAGGCTATCTGCATAGTCACAACAAGAAGTACAACAGGCTTGGTGGTGGGCAGCAAGAG GTCTGTGGTGTTCGAGACAAGCGAGCTGAGAATATATGGTCAACAGCGGAGGGCGTTTATCTTCCAGTTAATGTTAGCAAGTGA